The proteins below are encoded in one region of Myxococcales bacterium:
- a CDS encoding PilZ domain-containing protein — MKNSRLHKRYEKELTLMVLVDGDEYGARTLNLSLGGLFVLMEPVPAIGQLVKIRVKFPALENESLLEAVVRWHGDGGAGMQFGSLRAIDVWAINQLMD; from the coding sequence GTGAAGAACAGCCGTCTACATAAGAGATACGAAAAAGAGCTCACGCTCATGGTGCTTGTGGACGGTGACGAATATGGCGCTAGAACGTTAAATTTGAGCCTTGGTGGCTTGTTTGTGTTGATGGAACCTGTCCCGGCAATTGGTCAATTAGTAAAAATTCGCGTAAAATTTCCGGCGCTGGAAAACGAGTCGCTTCTTGAAGCGGTGGTACGCTGGCATGGTGATGGCGGGGCTGGCATGCAGTTTGGGAGTTTGCGTGCGATTGATGTTTGGGCAATCAACCAACTTATGGATTAG
- the add gene encoding adenosine deaminase: MSLPLSVFEHLPKTDLHVHLDGSLRLSTILELAEQYGIKLPSDTPEGLALALHCGENTGSLEEYLKAFGITLKVMQTEESLARIAYELAEDAAKENVRYMEVRYSPMLHTREGLRLTAVVEAVIAGLQEAYHDHGIESNVIICGIRNISPESSLEMAELAVSYKNRGVVAFDLAGAEYDHPAKHHKDAFQLIRNNNINCTIHAGEAFGPESISQAIHVCGAHRIGHGCRLREDGDLLHYVNDHRVALECCPSSNVQTGAVRDLATHPLRLYYDLGLRVTINTDNRLITDTTVSKELWLCHTKMGFSVEEIKHLVLNGFKAAFLPFHIKQRYVRKISRELEFFDSVTGESKMPPAQELEEPRMTHSSSAPAEN, translated from the coding sequence ATGTCACTACCTCTTTCCGTTTTCGAGCACTTACCCAAAACAGATTTACACGTTCATCTGGACGGTTCGTTAAGACTTTCCACCATTTTAGAACTCGCTGAGCAATACGGCATCAAACTGCCTTCCGATACGCCCGAAGGACTTGCCCTGGCCTTGCATTGCGGCGAGAACACCGGCTCTCTTGAGGAGTACCTCAAAGCTTTTGGAATCACTTTAAAAGTGATGCAAACGGAAGAGTCTCTTGCTCGGATTGCCTACGAGCTCGCTGAAGATGCTGCCAAAGAAAACGTGCGTTATATGGAAGTCCGTTACTCGCCCATGTTGCATACGCGCGAAGGTCTTCGCCTCACCGCAGTCGTTGAAGCCGTCATTGCGGGTCTTCAAGAAGCGTACCATGACCATGGCATCGAATCGAACGTGATTATTTGCGGCATTCGTAACATCTCACCGGAGTCTTCCCTTGAAATGGCGGAGCTCGCCGTGTCTTACAAAAACCGAGGCGTGGTTGCCTTTGATCTTGCGGGCGCCGAATACGATCACCCCGCCAAGCATCACAAAGACGCTTTTCAACTCATTCGCAACAACAACATTAACTGCACGATCCATGCTGGCGAGGCCTTTGGTCCTGAATCAATTTCGCAAGCGATTCATGTTTGTGGAGCTCACCGCATCGGTCATGGCTGTCGCCTACGTGAAGATGGTGATTTACTTCATTACGTCAACGATCACCGCGTCGCACTTGAATGCTGTCCTTCATCAAACGTGCAAACGGGAGCGGTCCGTGATTTAGCAACCCACCCATTGCGCCTGTATTACGACCTTGGCCTTCGCGTCACGATCAATACCGACAATCGCTTAATTACTGACACGACCGTCTCTAAAGAACTGTGGCTCTGTCATACGAAGATGGGTTTCAGCGTCGAAGAAATCAAGCATCTCGTGCTCAACGGCTTCAAAGCCGCATTTCTGCCATTTCACATCAAGCAACGCTATGTGCGAAAAATTAGCAGAGAGCTTGAGTTTTTCGACTCGGTCACAGGCGAATCAAAAATGCCGCCTGCTCAAGAGCTTGAAGAGCCCCGCATGACGCATAGCTCATCGGCGCCGGCAGAAAACTAA
- the gcvPB gene encoding aminomethyl-transferring glycine dehydrogenase subunit GcvPB, which yields MPATGTQDFAFNEPLVFEQGSPGRTGVSAPTETIPNAADAKTFLGDFFRDDSASLPELSEPEVVRHFVRLSQQNFSIDTGMVPLGSCTMKYNPKVNEWAARLSGFADLHPYQNEDHIQGALELMFRLERALAEIVGMDHVSLQPAAGAQGELTALMMIRAYHQAKGRSPKTVLVPETAHGTNAATCALNGLAVKAFSAPEGIIHIDELEKHVTDDVAAIMITNPNTVGLFEQQLPEIAKLVHDKGALVFGDGANLNALMGKARPGDLGVDIMQFNLHKTFTTPHGGGGPGCGPVAYKQHLDDFAPIPVVKKLEDERFTLDYERAQSIGRIRSFYGNFGMMVRAYTYIREMGAKGLAEATEGAVLNANYLRSKLKDTWDLAYDRLCMHEFIASDRHLKSTGVTTLDIAKRLMDYGFHAPTVYWPLVVKGAMLIEPTETESKQSLDLFVEAMLAISDEAQNSPELVKTAPHNTRLKRLDETQAARNPVLRY from the coding sequence ATGCCTGCAACTGGGACCCAAGACTTTGCTTTTAATGAACCCCTTGTCTTTGAACAAGGGAGCCCGGGCCGCACCGGAGTTTCGGCCCCAACCGAAACCATTCCCAATGCGGCCGACGCCAAAACATTCTTGGGTGATTTTTTTAGAGACGATTCAGCTTCTTTGCCCGAACTGTCTGAGCCTGAAGTGGTGCGTCATTTTGTTCGTTTGAGCCAACAGAATTTTTCAATCGATACAGGCATGGTTCCTCTTGGTTCATGCACCATGAAATACAATCCAAAGGTCAACGAATGGGCAGCCCGGCTTTCTGGTTTTGCAGATTTGCATCCCTATCAAAATGAAGATCACATTCAGGGTGCACTTGAGTTAATGTTTCGGCTCGAGCGTGCACTTGCTGAAATCGTCGGCATGGATCATGTGAGTTTGCAGCCTGCTGCAGGTGCGCAAGGTGAGCTTACTGCACTAATGATGATACGTGCCTACCACCAAGCCAAGGGTCGCAGTCCCAAAACCGTTTTGGTTCCGGAAACCGCACACGGCACCAACGCAGCAACCTGTGCCCTAAACGGATTAGCCGTAAAAGCGTTTTCTGCACCTGAAGGTATTATTCATATCGATGAGCTAGAAAAGCACGTCACCGATGATGTAGCTGCCATCATGATCACCAATCCCAATACCGTTGGCTTGTTTGAACAACAACTGCCTGAGATTGCAAAACTCGTGCACGACAAAGGCGCCCTTGTTTTTGGGGACGGGGCGAATCTCAATGCTTTGATGGGCAAAGCAAGACCGGGAGATCTCGGTGTGGATATCATGCAATTCAATTTGCATAAGACCTTTACAACACCGCATGGTGGCGGTGGACCTGGTTGTGGTCCGGTGGCCTATAAACAACACCTCGATGACTTCGCTCCAATTCCGGTCGTAAAAAAACTAGAAGATGAGCGCTTTACTTTGGATTATGAACGAGCCCAAAGCATTGGCCGCATTCGTTCTTTTTATGGAAACTTTGGTATGATGGTTCGCGCCTACACGTACATTCGTGAGATGGGCGCAAAAGGCTTAGCAGAGGCTACCGAAGGTGCGGTGCTCAATGCCAACTATCTTCGGTCTAAGTTGAAGGACACTTGGGATCTGGCTTACGATCGCCTTTGCATGCATGAGTTTATTGCAAGTGATAGGCATTTGAAAAGTACGGGCGTAACCACCTTGGATATTGCCAAACGACTCATGGATTACGGTTTTCATGCGCCTACGGTGTATTGGCCGCTTGTCGTTAAAGGCGCCATGTTGATTGAGCCCACAGAAACGGAATCCAAGCAAAGTTTGGATCTATTTGTGGAAGCGATGCTTGCCATTAGTGATGAAGCACAAAATAGTCCAGAGCTTGTAAAGACCGCACCTCACAACACGCGCCTTAAGCGTCTTGATGAAACCCAAGCCGCCCGCAACCCTGTTTTGCGTTACTAA
- a CDS encoding ArsA family ATPase, translating to MSDVLKKRFIIVAGKGGVGRSTLSATLALKAAQEGKKVLVAMCRAKERLSHMLDIAPIGHEITPILPNIDAVNMSPSLSLREYGDLVFRVPVLSRAIFENRMVTGLLRAIPGIEAWSLLGKAFYHATERRSDGRMRYDLVILDAPATGHLLEMLRVPKIILDVAPAGLLRKDAERAWSMFQDSTKSGVVLVTWPEEMPANEAVELKTALDDDIGIKTDALVVNGVLDTIFDESEHELLMKLSTESKSLQALLSAGKRRTLRELEQQRIIAFLDESIDAPLIKLPRFQNPNLKSAQLHELVSHL from the coding sequence ATGAGCGATGTTTTGAAAAAGCGATTTATCATCGTAGCCGGCAAGGGCGGCGTAGGGCGTAGTACCCTTAGCGCGACGCTGGCGCTCAAAGCTGCCCAAGAGGGGAAAAAAGTCCTTGTTGCCATGTGCCGCGCCAAGGAACGGCTCAGTCATATGCTGGATATTGCGCCTATTGGTCATGAAATTACGCCAATTCTTCCCAATATTGACGCTGTTAACATGTCACCATCTCTTTCGCTTCGTGAATACGGCGATTTGGTCTTTAGGGTTCCGGTTTTATCGCGTGCTATTTTCGAGAACCGAATGGTGACGGGTCTGCTTCGGGCGATTCCGGGCATTGAAGCGTGGTCGTTGCTGGGCAAAGCTTTCTATCATGCGACCGAGCGCCGCTCCGATGGGCGCATGCGCTATGACCTTGTCATTCTTGATGCGCCCGCCACTGGGCATCTTTTGGAGATGTTGCGGGTTCCTAAGATTATCTTAGATGTTGCACCGGCTGGCTTGCTTCGCAAAGATGCCGAACGCGCGTGGTCGATGTTTCAAGATTCGACCAAGAGTGGGGTAGTGCTTGTGACATGGCCAGAAGAGATGCCGGCCAATGAAGCTGTCGAACTCAAAACTGCACTGGATGACGATATCGGTATCAAAACAGACGCTCTTGTGGTCAACGGCGTGCTCGATACTATTTTCGATGAGTCGGAGCACGAATTGCTCATGAAGCTTTCAACGGAATCTAAATCGCTGCAAGCGCTGCTCAGCGCAGGCAAGAGACGTACGCTGCGCGAACTGGAACAGCAACGTATCATCGCTTTTCTCGATGAATCCATCGACGCTCCTCTCATCAAGTTGCCGCGTTTCCAAAACCCTAATTTAAAATCTGCCCAACTCCATGAACTGGTGTCGCATTTATGA
- the ccsA gene encoding cytochrome c biogenesis protein CcsA: protein MLATLYAIFIIAPTEARMGIVQKIFYIHVPSAYAMYLGFLLCGIGSALYLIKKDERWDRIALASGEVGLLFCVVVLITGPLWARKAWGVYWTWDPRLTTTLLAGLVFASYWVLRNLSAAGGEAEKKFAAALAVLGIVDLPVIHYSVQRWRGTHPAVISGKGGGLHPDMVPALLLAFLTFTLLVSLLITLRAHLEKLDQQAEALEYALQERALKQ, encoded by the coding sequence ATGCTAGCAACCTTATACGCTATTTTTATCATCGCTCCTACCGAAGCTCGTATGGGGATTGTGCAAAAGATTTTCTACATTCATGTGCCTTCAGCATATGCCATGTACCTTGGTTTTTTGCTTTGCGGCATCGGCAGCGCCTTGTACTTGATTAAAAAAGACGAGCGTTGGGACCGCATTGCCTTAGCAAGTGGTGAAGTCGGTTTGCTTTTCTGTGTGGTGGTTCTCATCACTGGGCCTTTATGGGCTCGAAAGGCATGGGGCGTTTATTGGACGTGGGATCCAAGGCTCACCACAACCTTACTTGCCGGTCTTGTTTTTGCTTCCTATTGGGTGCTGCGAAATTTATCGGCAGCGGGTGGCGAAGCTGAAAAAAAATTCGCGGCAGCCTTGGCCGTATTGGGTATCGTTGATCTTCCAGTCATCCACTACAGCGTTCAGCGTTGGAGAGGAACACATCCTGCGGTTATTTCCGGAAAAGGCGGGGGCCTTCATCCAGACATGGTCCCAGCACTATTGCTCGCTTTTCTTACTTTTACTCTGCTTGTCTCGCTACTGATCACTCTTCGAGCACATTTGGAAAAACTCGACCAACAAGCAGAAGCTTTGGAATATGCACTCCAAGAAAGGGCCTTAAAGCAATGA
- a CDS encoding CcmD family protein, with protein sequence MKRIILLSVLVTSFYTTSSLCYAQDNNGTQTEQEQSVADSRADSFQTVSGPQKDEVSGGALMLGAYTVLWVGLLLYLLKLGKRSKTLEIRLGQLEKELNNKA encoded by the coding sequence ATGAAACGTATCATCTTGCTTAGTGTGCTTGTCACCTCGTTCTACACAACCTCTTCGCTCTGCTATGCGCAAGACAACAACGGCACACAAACCGAACAAGAACAGAGCGTTGCGGACAGTCGCGCGGATAGTTTTCAGACGGTGAGTGGCCCCCAAAAAGACGAAGTCTCTGGCGGAGCTCTTATGCTCGGGGCCTATACCGTTTTATGGGTAGGACTTTTGCTTTACCTTTTAAAACTAGGAAAGCGCAGCAAAACCCTTGAAATACGGCTCGGGCAGTTAGAAAAAGAACTCAACAATAAAGCATAG
- a CDS encoding acyl-CoA dehydrogenase family protein → MLNFELSDEQKALVETAKRFVKDKIIPVAAKCDREASFPKDVYKEAWELGFVSSTVPENYGGAGLGSVDNALLQEELAYGCSGIQTSFAANCLAATPIKLAGNEEQKKKYLGMLTAEPAFASYATTEPGAGSDVAGLRTLATKHGDDWVLSGEKCFITNASWAQWYIIFATVDPSAGHKGIMAFIVDRDLQGVSIGKKEDKMGQRASDTATIVLEQVKVPKANVLAEAGAGFKLAMKTFDTTRPDIGAAACGIMRRAMEESLRYALERKSFGVPIAQHQAVQFLLAEMGIKYEATRLLVHKAAWMLDQGSGSSQVASYSKAFGADSAMEVTTNAVQVFGGNGYMRDYPVEKLMRDAKILQIYEGTSQIQRMVIAKNLLASAS, encoded by the coding sequence ATGCTGAATTTTGAACTTAGCGATGAACAAAAAGCACTAGTTGAAACTGCCAAACGTTTTGTAAAGGATAAAATCATTCCTGTTGCCGCTAAATGCGACAGAGAAGCCAGTTTTCCCAAGGATGTCTACAAAGAAGCTTGGGAGCTTGGTTTTGTCTCCTCGACCGTTCCTGAGAACTACGGTGGAGCTGGCCTGGGATCGGTCGACAATGCGCTTTTGCAAGAAGAGCTTGCCTATGGCTGCTCGGGAATTCAAACCAGTTTTGCAGCAAACTGTCTTGCAGCAACACCCATCAAGCTTGCAGGAAATGAAGAGCAGAAAAAGAAGTATCTAGGCATGCTTACCGCCGAGCCTGCTTTTGCCAGCTATGCCACGACCGAGCCTGGAGCTGGAAGCGATGTGGCTGGTCTGCGCACCCTAGCGACTAAGCATGGTGACGATTGGGTCCTTAGCGGTGAAAAGTGTTTCATCACCAATGCGTCATGGGCTCAATGGTACATTATCTTTGCTACGGTTGATCCCAGTGCCGGCCATAAAGGCATTATGGCTTTCATTGTCGATCGTGATTTACAAGGCGTTTCCATCGGCAAAAAAGAAGACAAAATGGGGCAACGTGCCAGCGACACAGCAACGATTGTGCTTGAACAGGTGAAGGTTCCTAAGGCAAATGTTTTGGCTGAGGCTGGAGCTGGCTTTAAACTCGCCATGAAAACGTTCGATACCACCCGCCCAGATATCGGCGCTGCAGCATGCGGCATTATGCGGCGGGCCATGGAAGAGAGCCTACGCTATGCCTTAGAGCGCAAAAGTTTCGGCGTACCGATTGCGCAGCACCAAGCAGTGCAATTTCTGCTAGCGGAAATGGGTATTAAATACGAAGCAACCCGTTTGCTGGTCCATAAAGCCGCTTGGATGCTCGACCAAGGAAGTGGTAGCTCACAGGTCGCCTCCTATAGTAAAGCTTTTGGGGCAGACAGTGCAATGGAAGTTACCACCAACGCTGTACAAGTCTTTGGTGGCAACGGCTATATGCGCGACTATCCTGTTGAAAAACTAATGCGTGATGCGAAAATCTTACAGATTTATGAAGGCACATCCCAAATACAGCGCATGGTTATCGCTAAAAACCTCTTGGCTTCCGCGAGTTAA
- a CDS encoding HAMP domain-containing histidine kinase — MTDRSHEQFISAIGQWAHDMNNYVAALEMNISFLQSAKGLTDDEKEALEDCVKSLSDEKQAMHNLRYIQRELLSEAIEAMHEADVSTVLSELVKKSPVPITLDVPPEALQIKKATGLRLLLPILWENTQKHAPDSAIDITVRVENDHIVLYYHDDGPAMSEDLAETAFDLEKQRELSRHPMGRYSHSLGLCAAKAVANAMDATIEIEQSGDARFVAKILFKMR, encoded by the coding sequence ATGACCGACCGATCTCATGAACAGTTTATTAGCGCAATTGGCCAGTGGGCTCACGACATGAATAACTACGTGGCCGCGCTTGAAATGAATATTAGCTTTCTTCAAAGCGCAAAAGGACTCACGGATGATGAAAAGGAAGCCCTTGAAGACTGCGTTAAATCCTTGTCTGACGAAAAGCAAGCCATGCACAACCTCCGCTACATCCAACGTGAGCTGCTTAGCGAAGCTATCGAAGCTATGCACGAAGCTGACGTGTCTACTGTTTTGTCCGAACTAGTAAAAAAATCTCCAGTACCGATCACGCTCGATGTACCACCCGAAGCACTGCAGATAAAAAAAGCCACTGGGCTTCGACTGTTACTACCCATACTCTGGGAGAACACCCAAAAACATGCCCCTGACTCAGCGATAGACATCACCGTTCGCGTTGAGAATGACCATATCGTGCTGTATTACCACGATGATGGACCTGCTATGTCTGAGGATCTTGCTGAAACAGCTTTTGATCTAGAAAAGCAGAGAGAGTTGTCACGTCATCCAATGGGACGATACAGCCATTCCTTGGGCCTGTGTGCAGCCAAAGCCGTCGCGAATGCGATGGATGCAACGATTGAAATAGAGCAAAGTGGCGATGCACGATTTGTCGCTAAAATTCTATTTAAGATGCGTTAG
- a CDS encoding FecR domain-containing protein: MRREEEKYTRLDELARALGEEKVPEISEEKSSELVARALEHHDRQLLKKHSFYRIKTKKSFNVARVALAAIVLLSCLSASLLFYVFQNAQEPVAIDTTQFSLPSGDKLALSSGARFNIDSLGMNRSIAVKKGDVLFDVKALQDHESFVVQTPHLRAEVKGTVFSVQVSKTQSIVNVFEGKVQVFHHGKRLALMQDEFYDSRGDKGTVAKQVPLAEIARKAVLRRTRAQERASLRKKKLEDTTSSVEPETQEQAKQSEQIVTKLPKATRLSHALRRAKQLLLDGRYEELLVMAQDATDSGLESAAWLILQGDAYRGLSRFHEAIKSYEKACEQDGLSLSERQQFGYLAARLYFWKLSQYDEALRVLDLTGADAPASAVEERALALRVRVLWKAHRIEEAHRFAQIYMLRFPKGGSRAWLEGLL, encoded by the coding sequence ATGAGACGAGAAGAAGAAAAATACACTCGACTCGATGAGTTAGCGCGAGCTCTTGGAGAAGAAAAAGTACCGGAAATTTCCGAAGAAAAATCTTCTGAGCTTGTTGCTCGAGCGCTTGAGCATCACGATCGACAGCTTCTAAAAAAGCATAGTTTTTATCGCATCAAAACAAAGAAGTCATTTAATGTTGCGCGCGTTGCGCTTGCAGCCATTGTGCTTTTGTCATGTCTAAGCGCTAGTTTGCTTTTTTATGTTTTCCAGAACGCCCAAGAGCCCGTCGCAATTGATACAACGCAGTTTTCTCTTCCCTCGGGAGACAAACTGGCTTTGTCTTCCGGAGCTCGTTTCAATATTGACTCGCTTGGCATGAATAGAAGCATTGCCGTGAAAAAGGGAGACGTGCTTTTTGATGTTAAAGCACTGCAAGATCATGAAAGTTTTGTAGTGCAAACGCCGCATCTTCGCGCAGAAGTAAAAGGTACTGTGTTTTCGGTACAGGTCTCCAAAACGCAATCCATTGTCAATGTGTTTGAGGGCAAGGTGCAGGTTTTTCATCATGGAAAGCGCCTAGCTTTGATGCAAGATGAATTTTATGACAGCAGGGGCGATAAGGGGACCGTAGCGAAACAAGTGCCTTTAGCTGAGATTGCTCGAAAGGCGGTGTTGAGGCGTACACGAGCTCAAGAGCGAGCTTCGTTGCGCAAGAAAAAGTTAGAGGATACGACCTCCTCTGTAGAGCCAGAAACTCAAGAGCAAGCGAAGCAGTCTGAGCAAATCGTAACCAAACTTCCAAAAGCAACACGACTTAGTCACGCTCTTCGACGTGCAAAGCAGTTACTGCTCGATGGACGCTACGAAGAACTTCTTGTGATGGCTCAAGATGCGACCGATTCAGGGCTTGAGTCAGCTGCATGGTTGATCCTTCAAGGCGATGCGTATCGGGGTCTTAGTCGCTTTCACGAGGCAATCAAAAGCTATGAGAAAGCTTGTGAGCAGGATGGTTTGAGCCTCTCGGAGCGCCAACAGTTTGGTTATCTCGCGGCACGCCTCTATTTTTGGAAGCTAAGTCAATACGATGAAGCTTTGCGCGTGCTTGATCTCACGGGGGCTGATGCGCCGGCTTCGGCTGTTGAAGAACGTGCTCTTGCTTTGCGCGTCCGCGTATTATGGAAAGCCCATCGCATCGAAGAGGCTCATCGCTTTGCTCAAATCTATATGTTGCGTTTTCCCAAGGGCGGAAGCCGTGCTTGGCTTGAAGGTCTATTGTAG
- a CDS encoding RNA polymerase sigma factor: MSLLRLVSPLSGDEGSVKQVLQTRDQTVDEISVSALQTGDPAEIEFALRVLLPKLQGWLYRLIGNASDLEDAVQDALIELSTALANFRGDSKITTYAHAVAVRVAYRYFRKKKKRSEFPSELPPESGIFNEKNDLEQRYIQREAIARLKRCIERLPEKRRVAFILCAVEGLKPNEAAQVVGISSEAMRTRLKHSRREILRLIRGDSVLEGFVMGDKS, from the coding sequence ATGAGTTTGTTACGTTTGGTTTCTCCTCTGTCTGGGGATGAGGGTTCTGTGAAACAAGTGCTTCAAACTCGAGATCAAACGGTTGATGAGATTTCTGTATCCGCGTTGCAAACAGGCGATCCCGCAGAAATTGAATTTGCATTACGTGTCTTGTTGCCAAAGTTGCAAGGTTGGCTTTATCGATTGATTGGGAACGCTTCAGATCTGGAAGATGCAGTGCAGGATGCACTTATCGAGTTAAGTACAGCGCTTGCAAATTTTAGGGGCGATAGCAAAATCACAACCTATGCTCATGCCGTGGCAGTGCGTGTTGCTTATCGTTATTTCCGAAAGAAAAAAAAGCGAAGCGAGTTTCCATCCGAGCTGCCTCCCGAATCAGGCATCTTTAACGAAAAAAATGATCTAGAACAACGTTATATTCAAAGAGAAGCAATTGCGCGTCTTAAGCGCTGCATAGAGCGATTACCTGAAAAAAGACGCGTCGCGTTTATCTTGTGTGCAGTGGAAGGGTTGAAACCAAACGAAGCAGCACAGGTCGTTGGCATTAGTTCCGAAGCTATGCGCACACGTCTAAAACATAGTCGCCGCGAGATTCTAAGACTAATACGAGGTGATTCTGTGCTTGAAGGTTTTGTTATGGGAGATAAATCATGA
- a CDS encoding Mrp/NBP35 family ATP-binding protein translates to MLELGLVDSPTFTDNEASMGVQLSCPGPEIQQEIRTRIEQVLAPFGITKLNIHWDLKVPIRQLASEDPVPHVRNIVLVMSGKGGVGKSTCAANIAVALGQAGAKVGLLDADIYGPSVPTLFGVHEAPTSEDGKLIRPLEKHGVKLMSIGFLMDDPTQAVVWRGPMLHGALMQFIKDVDWGELDYLVLDLPPGTGDVALTLAQHAKVTGALIVTTPQELALQDVYKAVSMCKKLNLTILGVIENMSHFIDSAGVSHALFGSGGGAKVAAFAGAHLLSKLPIDPEVGQCNDSGVPVVAAKPNSAIAKAYSKLAQDLTVRIARHLFEMGGGQKAPSTDGPRRLRIMR, encoded by the coding sequence ATGCTCGAGTTAGGCCTTGTAGATTCTCCGACCTTCACTGATAACGAAGCAAGCATGGGCGTGCAACTTAGCTGCCCAGGCCCTGAGATTCAGCAGGAGATACGCACTCGTATTGAGCAAGTGCTCGCCCCTTTTGGTATCACGAAGCTCAACATCCACTGGGATCTAAAAGTACCCATTCGTCAGCTTGCTTCAGAAGATCCGGTTCCCCACGTTCGCAACATTGTTCTTGTGATGTCCGGCAAAGGTGGCGTTGGCAAAAGCACATGTGCAGCAAATATTGCCGTGGCACTCGGCCAAGCCGGAGCCAAGGTTGGCTTGCTTGATGCCGATATTTACGGGCCGTCGGTGCCTACGCTTTTTGGTGTGCATGAAGCCCCCACTTCGGAAGATGGCAAACTTATTCGTCCGCTTGAAAAACACGGTGTGAAATTAATGAGCATCGGATTTTTGATGGACGATCCCACACAAGCTGTGGTGTGGCGCGGACCGATGCTTCATGGCGCATTGATGCAGTTTATCAAAGACGTGGATTGGGGTGAGCTTGACTATCTCGTGTTGGATTTGCCGCCGGGTACAGGTGACGTTGCACTGACTCTCGCGCAACATGCCAAAGTAACGGGCGCTTTGATTGTGACCACGCCTCAAGAGCTTGCATTACAAGATGTCTATAAAGCCGTTTCCATGTGCAAGAAACTCAACCTTACTATCCTTGGCGTGATCGAGAACATGAGCCACTTCATTGATTCGGCAGGTGTGAGTCATGCACTCTTTGGTAGTGGCGGCGGCGCTAAAGTCGCTGCCTTCGCAGGCGCGCACTTGCTTAGCAAGCTGCCCATTGATCCGGAGGTGGGTCAATGCAATGATAGCGGTGTTCCAGTTGTCGCGGCAAAACCAAACAGTGCCATTGCCAAAGCGTATAGCAAGTTGGCCCAGGATTTGACCGTTCGTATTGCCCGCCATCTTTTTGAAATGGGTGGGGGCCAAAAAGCACCGTCAACCGACGGCCCGCGCCGTTTGCGTATTATGCGCTAA
- a CDS encoding lytic transglycosylase domain-containing protein, with protein MAKRFVTLNLVTRLIKQSVCLFTVAIIVLPTAQADIFKRVDGDGVVHFTNVKPRGKGSWDRVVKGGGSSKSRAARPYRGPSVSKQENSPERFHRYDQYISEAAMFYRLPESFIRAVMTVESNFHFDVVSHAGAMGLMQLMPGTASRMGVRDPFKPRQNILGGARYLRILANQFNGDMVLTIAAYNAGENAVLKYGGIPPYEETRRYVNRVLVHYYNYQRQNSGTKLALR; from the coding sequence ATGGCTAAGCGATTCGTTACACTTAATCTCGTGACTCGGTTAATCAAACAAAGCGTGTGCTTGTTTACTGTTGCAATCATTGTATTGCCGACAGCGCAAGCAGATATTTTTAAACGCGTCGATGGTGATGGCGTAGTGCATTTCACGAACGTTAAGCCTCGCGGTAAAGGAAGCTGGGATCGCGTTGTAAAAGGTGGAGGTTCTTCCAAGAGTAGAGCTGCTCGACCCTATCGTGGACCGAGTGTCTCGAAGCAGGAAAACTCTCCTGAGCGTTTTCATCGTTACGATCAATACATTAGTGAAGCCGCGATGTTCTATCGCCTTCCAGAATCCTTTATTCGCGCAGTGATGACCGTAGAAAGTAACTTTCATTTTGACGTGGTCTCGCATGCAGGTGCCATGGGTTTGATGCAACTCATGCCGGGAACCGCATCGCGCATGGGTGTGAGAGATCCTTTTAAGCCACGCCAAAACATTCTTGGCGGTGCACGTTATTTACGCATTCTGGCGAATCAGTTTAATGGCGATATGGTTCTAACTATCGCTGCGTACAATGCGGGCGAAAACGCGGTGCTAAAGTACGGTGGTATTCCTCCGTATGAGGAAACACGACGTTACGTCAATCGCGTACTCGTTCACTACTACAACTACCAACGACAAAACTCAGGCACAAAGCTAGCGTTGCGCTGA